The following coding sequences are from one Rhineura floridana isolate rRhiFlo1 chromosome 2, rRhiFlo1.hap2, whole genome shotgun sequence window:
- the PSMA1 gene encoding proteasome subunit alpha type-1 isoform X1, with translation MGGEAVHDTLSFLEERGDIDATDNKDGEPVTGQMLLESNSRHPLLLVTLAGTDGSWSLYKSEKPQLPIPALQRSGSWVFLTMLSIPRLNGTHSSPVITVQPSHIYNPENGLSSQQHKVFRNQYDNDVTVWSPQGRIHQIEYAMEAVKQGSATVGLKSKTHAVLVALKRAQSELAAHQKKILYVDNHIGISIAGLTADARLLCNFMRQECLDSRFVFDRPLPVSRLVSLIGSKTQIPTQRYGRRPYGVGLLIAGYDDMGPHIFQTCPSANYFDCKAMSIGARSQSARTYLERHMTEFADCNLNELVKHGLRALRETLPAEQDLTTKNVSIGIVGKEMEFTIYDDDDVAPFLEGLEERPQRKPAQPAEDTAEKAEEPMEH, from the exons ATGGGAGGGGAAGCCGTACACGACACcttaagcttcttggaggaaaggggggatatagaTGCTACAgacaacaaggatggggaacctgtgaccggCCAAATGTTATTGGAATCCAACTCCCGTCACCCCCTACTATTGGTTacactagctgggactgatgggagttggagtctataCAAATCTGAAAAGCCacagctccccatccctgctttacaacGTTCGGGGAGCTGGGTTTTCCTCACGATGCTCTCCATTCCGCGACTGAACGGAACGCATTCATCGCCAGTTATAACAGTCCAACCCTCTCACATTTACAACCCGGAGAACGGTCTTTCCAGTCAGCAGCATAAAGTG TTTCGCAACCAGTATGACAACGATGTCACCGTTTGGAGCCCCcag GGCCGAATTCACCAAATAGAATACGCAATGGAAGCTGTCAAGCAAGGCTCTGCAACTGTTGGGCTGAAATCGAAAACTCATGCTGTTCTAGTTGCTTTAAAG AGAGCACAGTCTGAGCTGGCAGCTCATCAGAAAAAAATCCTCTATGTTGACAACCATATCGGTATTTCAATTGCTGGACTTACTGCTGATGCAAGACTCCTATG CAATTTCATGCGTCAGGAGTGTCTGGATTCTAGATTTGTATTTGACAGGCCTCTTCCAGTATCTCGACTAGTATCTCTGATTGGAAGCA AAACACAGATACCAACACAACGGTATGGCAGAAGGCCATATGGTGTCGGACTTCTGATTGCAGGCTATGAT GATATGGGTCCCCATATCTTTCAGACGTGTCCATCTGCAAATTATTTTGATTGCAAAGCAATGTCAATTGGTGCTAGGTCCCAGTCAGCTAGAACTTACTTGGAGCGACACATGACGGAGTTTGCTGATT GTAATCTGAATGAGTTAGTTAAACATGGACTGCGTGCTTTGAGAGAAACGCTTCCTGCTGAACAGGATCTGACTACTAAG AATGTTTCCATTGGGATTGTTGGCAAAGAGATGGAGTTCACTATttacgatgatgatgatgtagctCCTTTCCTAGAAGGCCTTGAAGAGAGACCACAGAGAAAG CCTGCTCAACCAGCTGAAGATACAGCAGAAAAGGCTGAAGAACCAATGGAGCACTAA
- the PSMA1 gene encoding proteasome subunit alpha type-1 isoform X2 — protein MFRNQYDNDVTVWSPQGRIHQIEYAMEAVKQGSATVGLKSKTHAVLVALKRAQSELAAHQKKILYVDNHIGISIAGLTADARLLCNFMRQECLDSRFVFDRPLPVSRLVSLIGSKTQIPTQRYGRRPYGVGLLIAGYDDMGPHIFQTCPSANYFDCKAMSIGARSQSARTYLERHMTEFADCNLNELVKHGLRALRETLPAEQDLTTKNVSIGIVGKEMEFTIYDDDDVAPFLEGLEERPQRKPAQPAEDTAEKAEEPMEH, from the exons ATG TTTCGCAACCAGTATGACAACGATGTCACCGTTTGGAGCCCCcag GGCCGAATTCACCAAATAGAATACGCAATGGAAGCTGTCAAGCAAGGCTCTGCAACTGTTGGGCTGAAATCGAAAACTCATGCTGTTCTAGTTGCTTTAAAG AGAGCACAGTCTGAGCTGGCAGCTCATCAGAAAAAAATCCTCTATGTTGACAACCATATCGGTATTTCAATTGCTGGACTTACTGCTGATGCAAGACTCCTATG CAATTTCATGCGTCAGGAGTGTCTGGATTCTAGATTTGTATTTGACAGGCCTCTTCCAGTATCTCGACTAGTATCTCTGATTGGAAGCA AAACACAGATACCAACACAACGGTATGGCAGAAGGCCATATGGTGTCGGACTTCTGATTGCAGGCTATGAT GATATGGGTCCCCATATCTTTCAGACGTGTCCATCTGCAAATTATTTTGATTGCAAAGCAATGTCAATTGGTGCTAGGTCCCAGTCAGCTAGAACTTACTTGGAGCGACACATGACGGAGTTTGCTGATT GTAATCTGAATGAGTTAGTTAAACATGGACTGCGTGCTTTGAGAGAAACGCTTCCTGCTGAACAGGATCTGACTACTAAG AATGTTTCCATTGGGATTGTTGGCAAAGAGATGGAGTTCACTATttacgatgatgatgatgtagctCCTTTCCTAGAAGGCCTTGAAGAGAGACCACAGAGAAAG CCTGCTCAACCAGCTGAAGATACAGCAGAAAAGGCTGAAGAACCAATGGAGCACTAA